The Mycobacteriales bacterium genome segment CCCTGCGGGGCCGCCCCTTCGCGATACGCGGTGGATCAGGTGGTCGTGCCGTTCACCGGGCTCGGCGCCGTCGTGCTCGGGGTGGCCTCGTACGTCGTCGTCTCGTCCTTGTCCCGCGCGACGGTCTGCTTGACCTTGGTCGCGAGGTCGGACTCCTTGACCTTGGCGGCCAGGTCGGACTGCTTGGCCTTGTCCACCAGGTCGGAGCCCTTGGCCTGCAGCACCCCGGCCGTGCTCTGCACCGTCTCGCTGCCCGCGACCTTGCGGGCCTGGGCCACGATCTCCTCGTAGCGCTGGCGGCCGGCCTTGCTGCCCAGCACGTACCCGGCCGCGAACCCAACCGCCACGGCAAGCTTCCCGTACATGTCTGCTCCTCTTCGTCGTCCGTTCCGTGTCAGCCGGTCACCCTCAGATGTACCCGACTGCGGCAGACGTACTCCCGATCGGGTATCGTCTACCCCCGTCGCCACCGCGCGACCGGTCCCCCGTAGCTCAATTGGCAGAGCATGCGACTGTTAATCGCAGGGTTTGTGGTTCGAGTCCACACGGGGGAGCCCTTCCCGCAGGTCAGAGGCTCGTAAGCCCGGCCAATCAAGATCACCAATACAAGAAACTCACGGCTACGCATCCGCCATCGACCCCGCCGCTGCCTCCAACGCTGCCGCAGCCGCCGGGTTGAGAGCCTTGCGGGCCATGTAGACATCCTGCGTCATGGACGGCCGCGCGTGCCCGAGCTGATCCGCGATCGCCCGAGCCGACAGTCCCGCTTCGTCCAAGATCGTCGCGCAGGTCTTCCGGAAGACGTGCGAGGTCACCCAGGAGAAGCCGGCCGCGTCCCGCGCCTCCCGGAACGCACGTGACGTGTTGCTCGGATCGCGCCAGCCGCCTCGCGAGTCCGGGAAGACCGGGCCCAGGGCGGTTGAGTGCGGCCGGCGCCGTTCGAGCATGGCGATTGCGAACGGCGGAAGCGGCAATGTGCGGTCGTCGCCTCCTTTGAGCCGCTGAACGCGGCGCAGACTCTCGCCGTTCACGCGGATCAGCTTCCAATCGACCTCGACCGTCCCCGCTTCCAAGTCGATGTCGGACCAGGCAACAGCGAGGGCTTCACCGATACGGAGACCAGTGGCGAGCATCCAGCGGGTGAGGTCTGGCAGGTCCTTCGAGATAGCTCGGGTGTCGGCTTCGAGCGCCATGATCCAACGCACGCGCTCGTTGCTGGTCAGCGCCCGCGGAGCCTTCGGTCTGACGCCACGAACCCGGGCGGCTTCCCGAGCCGGGTTCACCGGCACCGCGCCGTATCGAACGGCAAGACCCATGACGCCCGACACGACCGTCCGGGAGGTCTTCGCCGTCGCCACCCCCCGCGTCGTTCGCACGGTGCGAAGGAAGTCGTCCACCCTCGGAGTCGTCACCTCTCGGAGACG includes the following:
- a CDS encoding site-specific integrase — protein: MPRPPLPIGTYGRITFSVSPSGNHIARASYRDADGVTRPVARTGSTQAIARNNLLTALRDRSTANGRSGLSAESLFKDAAVIWLAAIEEAADVGDVSPNTAQLYGLQLKNHVGPALGSLRLREVTTPRVDDFLRTVRTTRGVATAKTSRTVVSGVMGLAVRYGAVPVNPAREAARVRGVRPKAPRALTSNERVRWIMALEADTRAISKDLPDLTRWMLATGLRIGEALAVAWSDIDLEAGTVEVDWKLIRVNGESLRRVQRLKGGDDRTLPLPPFAIAMLERRRPHSTALGPVFPDSRGGWRDPSNTSRAFREARDAAGFSWVTSHVFRKTCATILDEAGLSARAIADQLGHARPSMTQDVYMARKALNPAAAAALEAAAGSMADA